The nucleotide sequence GATGAAGCGACCTTTGCCGCGATCGTCGCCAAATCCTACACGTCGTTCACGCATCCTGAGATCGCGCCACTGGTGCCGCTGGCGGACAACCTGCAGGTGCTCGAGCTCTTTCACGGTCCCACACTCGCCTTCAAAGACTTCGCGCTGCAGCTCCTCGGCAATCTCTACGAGCATCAGTGTGCGGCGCGGGGACAAACCATCAATGTGCTCGGCGCCACTTCGGGCGATACCGGCGCGGCCGCGATCCACGGCTTGTTGGGCAAACCCGGCACCGCCATTTTCATCCTCTATCCCGACGGGCGCGTGGCACCGTTACAGGAACGGCAGATGACGTGCACCGGCGCGGACAACGTCTACACCATGGCGATCGAGGGATCGTTCGACGACGCGCAGACGGCGCTGAAGGATATTTTTGCCGATCAGACGTTTCGGCTCCATCACCGGTTGTCGGCGGTCAACTCCATCAACCTCGCCCGGGTGCTCGCGCAATGCGTGTATTACCTGTCGGCGTGGCTCCGCTTGCCGACGGCGCAGCAGGAGAATGTCGAGTTCGTCGTGCCAACCGGAAATTTTGGCAATGTGCTCGCTGGTTGGATGCTGCAAAATATGGGTGTGCCCATCCGCGGGTTCAAAGTCGCGACCAACCAAAACGACATCCTCTACCGGCTCTTCACCACGGGTGAATACAAAGTGGATCAGGTGGCGCCGAGTCTCGCGCCGTCGATGGATATCCAAGTCGCCTCCAACTTTGAGCGCTTTCTTTATTTTGCGCTGGGCCGCGATCCGTCCCGGGTGCGCGAAGTGATGACGACGTTCAAGGCGACGGGGGAATACCGTTTCGAGTCCTTCGATCGTTCGACCTTTTCGGCTTCGAGATGCAGCGATGCCGAGATCCCGGGTATCATCAAATCCGTCTATGAGCGATTTGGTTATGTGGCGGATCCTCATACCGCATGCGCGTTTGCGGCGCCCGATTCGGATCGTCACAGCGTGGTGCTCGCCACGGCGCATCCGGCGAAGTTTCCCGATACTCTGCGGGCCGCGATCGGCGTGGATCCAAGGCACCCGTCGCTCGAGGCCCTAAAGTCGCGTCCGATTGTGAAACATCCGGTGGCGGCCTCGGCTGACGCGATCCGAGCGTTTATCGAAGCGCGGGCCGTTTGAGACGTTAGTCGAACTCAAATGCCCCGGTGATACCACTTTGGGACAGTCACAAGGCCAAGCGGGGCGGGGGAGTCACCTCGTTGCTCGTCACCATGAATCTGCTGGTGTTTGCGGGCGAAACGGGACTGGCCTTATTCGATCCGACGGGTCTGGAAGCGTTGTTCAATCAGTTTGCCCTCGTGCCCTCGCGCTGGATCCAGTCTTGGCAGACTTGGCGGGGTTGGGTGCCCGTGTTCACGGCGATGTTTTTGCACGGCAGTTTCATGCACGTGCTCGGCAACATGCTGTTTTTGCGCGTGTTTGGACGTTCGTTGGAGGATCACCTCGGCTCGTTTGTCTTTCTGATGCTTTATTTAATCACAGGAGTCGGAGCCGCTGGCGCGCAAGTGCTGGCCGATTCCGGATCAGCGGTGCCGATGATTGGGGCGAGCGGAGCAATCTCGGGTGTGCTGGGCGCCTATCTGTTGCTGTTGCCGACGCGTTGGATCGTGGCGCTGGTGCCATGGATTGTGCCCATTGTGCCGATCCCGGCGTTGCTGTTTCTTGCCATCTGGTTTGCAGTGCAGTTGACCAATGGGCTGGGCTCGCTCGGGGCGGCACCGGCCGGCGGCGTGGCTTGGTGGGCGCATGCCGGAGGGTTTGTGGCGGGCATGGTGATGGCGGCGATGTTGCGGCGGGACGGATCTGCCAAGTCGCGCCGTGGTCGCCGGAAGGATTGAGCCTCGACAGCATTGGACCCCTTGGGCATCCCGTTGCTGCGTGAAATCTCTCCCCATTATTGCTGCGATTATTACGATTGCCCGTTCGCCCGGGCAGGTCGATGCGGCATAGACGGACTTCACTCCTCGCCGATCTTCCTGACACCCCGGGCTTACCGCTCGGGGTTTTTTGTTTTCGCCCGGCTCACTATACCTCCAAGTTGATCCTTCCGCCTCATGAACACCACCGAAGTTAAAATCTACGACACCACTCTCCGCGACGGCACGCAGGGCGAGGGGATTAGTTTCTCCGTGACCGACAAGCTGTTGATCGCCGAGAGACTCGATGCGTTCGGGGTGGACTACATCGAGGGCGGTTTCCCGGGATCGAACCCGCGTGACATCACGTTTTTCGCCGAGGCCAAAAAGCTGAAGCTCAAGCACGCCAAGCTGGCCGCGTTCGGCGCCACCCGCCGGGCGGGCGTGAAAGCCTCCGCGGATGCCCAACTCGCCACGTTGCTCGACAGCGGCATGCCGGTGATGACGATCGTCGGTAAGACGTGGGACCTGCATGTCACCGAAATCCTACGCACGACGCTCGAGGAAAACCTCGCCATGATCGAGGACTCCGTGCGCTACCTCGTGAGTCAGGGGCGCGAGGTGATCTACGATGCGGAGCATTTCTTCGACGGTTACCGCAGTGATCCCGACTACGCCTTCAAAACCTTGGCCGCCGCCCTGCGCGGCGGCGCGAGCAACCTCACCTTGTGCGACACCAATGGTGGTTCTCTCGTCAACGATTTCCAGGACATCGTGACGAAGGCGGTCGCCGAGTTCGGCGGCGACAAGGTCGGCGTGCACACGCACAACGACAGCGGCTTGGGCGTGGCGCTTGCTCTCGCCGGCGTGGCGGGTGGGGCGACCTTGGTGCAAGGCACCGCCAATGGCTACGGTGAGCGCACCGGCAATGCCAATCTCATCACGGTATTACCGAGTCTGTTCCTCAAAATGGGCAAGACGGCGCATTGTGCCGCCAATCTGAAGCAGCTCCGCGAGCTCTCCTTGTATTTTGACGAACTGGCGAACCTGCGACCGGACACCAAAATGCCCTACGTCGGGGCCTCGGCCTTCGCGCACAAAGGCGGCTTGCACGCCAATGCGGCTCAAAAGGTGAAGTCGTCCTACGAGCACATCGATCCCGCGCTCGTCGGCAACCACACCCGCGTGCTCGTCTCCGACATGGCTGGTCGTTCGTCGGTGGCCATGAAGGCGCGGGAACTCGGGATTGAAATCGACGAAAAGGGGCCGGAGATCAAAAAGCTTATCGAGGAGCTCAAGGAACTTGAGTTCACCGGCTACGAGTTCGAAGCGGCCGACGCTTCGCTGAAGCTCTTGATCAGCGGCTCACTTGGTCAGAGCAAATCGTTCTTCGAAGTGGAAAACTACCGCGTGATTGTGGAGCACCACGGCGGGCAGTTGTTTGCGGAGGCGACCGTCAAAGTGACGGTGAACGGCGAAAGCCATCACACCGTGGCCGAGGCCACGGGTCCGGTCAGCGCGTTGGACAAAGCCCTGCGTTCCGCGCTCAGCGCTGCTTATCCCCGTCTCAGCGAAATGAAGCTGCTCGATTACAAGGTGCGTATTCTCGAAAACGGACTGGGGGCCAACGCCCGCACCCGCGTGCTCATCGAGTCGGCCGATGCCGATCACGTCTGGGGCACCGTAGGGGTGAGCGACAACATCATCGAAGCTTCCTGGGAAGCGCTGTGTGACGCGGTGACCTATAAACTCACTCAAATCGAGGCGTAGCGGAACCTGCTGCGTTGCATAGTGTTTGCATCGATGGCCGCCCGTCGGTGGGAAGCGTGATAACCGGGAGCCGGCTGATCGCGTGGGACCTGATCAATGGGGTTCGTCCCCACTTCGAAATGCCAAAATCCGCGACAATTTTACCCTCAAATTACGCTGGCGGAAGGACGAATTGCCTTTCACGGTCGGGTTACCGTGTCGTTTAGAATCTCCAATACCGTCATCAACTGGTCCAACAGTGCGTTCCTCATCGGGACGGCGCTGATCAGTCTTACCGTCGTGCCGTATCATATTTGGACCGTGGGTCTCGATATGTTTCAGATCGGGATGTTCTTCGTCTTTTTCATCGCGACGGGCTTGAGCATCACGTTGGGCTACCATCGCCTGTTCTCCCACAAGTCGTTTAAGGCGACTTGGCCGGTGCGCTTTCTCACGCTGGCCTTCGGGGCGGCGACGTTTGAGAACCATGTGCTGGCCTGGGCCTCGGATCATCGCCGCCACCACAAGCACGTCGATCACGACGACGATCCTTACGATATTTCCAATGGTTTCTGGCACGCGCACATTGGCTGGATCTTGTTCAAGAAACTGCCCGAGCCGCCCTGGACCAACGTGGGCGACCTGCGCAAGGACCCGCTCGTGATGTGGCAACACAACTACTACATCGCGATTGCGTTGGTGGTGGGCTTTGTGATTCCGACCGGACTCGGTTGGCTGCACGGTGGTGCAATGGGCGCGTGGAGCGGATTCCTGATCGCCGGCGTGCTGCGCGTTTTCGCGGTCCACCACATGACATTTTTCATCAACTCGCTGTGCCACACGATCGGCTCCCAGCCCTACTCCAGCAAATGCAGTGCGAAGGACAGCGGTATCATGGCCATCTTCACCTTCGGCGAGGGGTATCACAATTATCACCACGAGTTCCAACACGACTACCGCAATGGCGTGAAGTGGTGGCAGTGGGATCCCACCAAGTGGACCATTTGGACGCTCTCCAAACTCGGCATGGTGGAAGACCTGCGCCGGGTGGATGAGGAAAAGGCCATCGCGGCTCAGCTCACCGAGGCCCAACGTCGCGTCAAGGCGCACCTCGAAGGCTCCGTGAACCGACTCAGCGAGCGCAGCCAGGAACTTTTACATGCTTCCAGTGTTCGCCTCGACGAACTGTTGGAGCGTTGGACCGAGCTCAAGGAGCACTATCGTCATCAGGTGGATGAGTTGAAACACGACTACGCCGAGAAGACCGACGAAAAGTTGCAGGAAGCCCGCCACGCGCTCGAAGAGATGCGTCGCGAAGTGCGCGCCGCTTTCGAGTTGCTCGATCGGTTGCCCGCCGCCGCCTGATCCATTCCGTTTTACCAGAGCCGGGACGTTAATCGTCCCGGCTTTTTTGGGCCCGGACATGCCGATTAATTGGGTAGGTCGGTTTACAACAACGGCGCGAGCAGACGGCTCAGTTCCTCGGCCAATGAGCTGAGAATTCGGTAGGGGCTGCGTTTACGCGGGGTGTAGGCACGACACACCCGAATCAAATCGCCCACCCATTGGCGCATCATGGCGACGTCATCCGGGGAATAGGAGACGATACCGATTTCGAAATTCACGAACAAACTGCGCAGGTCAAAATTGGCGGAGCCGAACAAGGCCGCCCGGTCGTCGATGACGAGCGCTTTTGCATGCAGCATGCCGGGCTCGTAAAGCAGCACCCGGGCACCGGCCGCGTGCAGTTCCCGCAGATACTGGCGGCGGGCGTAGTCGGTGATTTTGTGATTCGACCGTGCCGGCACCATGAGGGTCACGTCCTTGCCGGCGCGAGCCTTCACCAGGAGCGAGCGTTGCAGGACTTCGTCGGGGATAAAATAGGGGGTGATGATCCACACGCTGTGTTCCGCTTCCTGAATCAATGAAACAATGCCTTCGTAGAGCGGGTCGCCCTCGACGTCGGGTCCGCTTGCAATGACCTGTAATTCGCCCGTGCCGGCCGCGACGGGGCAAAGGGGCTCAACCGTCGGGCGCAGCGATTCGACGGACTGCGATGACGCATGACTCCAGTCGGCGTAGAAAATTTCATTGATGAGCCCAACCGCCGGGCCGTGGATCAGGGCACCGAAGTCCGCGAACCGTTTGGACCACGGCGTGGCGCCCATATAATCTCGGGCCAGATTGCGCCCGCCCACGATCGCGGCGCAGTCGTCGAACACCGCCAGTTTGCGGTGATTGCGCAAGTTGGCCGAGTAGCGCGTCGAGAGTGGGGCGACGGGCATGAACCGAACGACCTCGCCGCCGGCCTCCCGCAACGTGTTACAGAAGGATCGACTGGCGATAAAACTGCCGAGTCCGTCGAGTAAAAGCCGCACTTTTACGCCGGCGCGGGCCCGCTCGGCGAGGGCATCGATGATCGCCCGACCCGTTTCCTCACGACCGAGAATAAACGTGGTGATGTTGATGGTGTGGCGGGCGTTGCGAATCTCCGCGATGATGGACGCAAAGGCATCCTCGCCACTCGTCAGGAGTTTCAAGCGGTTGCCGCCGATGGGCTCGGCGGCGCCGTTGGCCACGATGGCGCGAGCGGCGGGCAGCAGCCGGGTGGCGGCCGAAGCAGGCGGCGCGCCCATCAGGTGCAGCGACACCCGACGCTTGCGGGACACGAGTTGCTGGATCTTGCGGCCACCGAGCAGCAAATAGAGCGGCACGCCGACGTAGGGGATCAGCACGATTCCGAGCAGCCACGCGATGGTATTGCCCGGTTGTTTTTTTTCGCTGATGAGTCGCGCAATCGCGAAGACCGCCAGCACGAAACCGCCCACCGTAAGCAAGTGGGACCACAGACTCGTGGTGACGACTTCCGTGACTTCTTCCTGGGTCATGTTGGTAAGGGGGGAGGCGAGGGCTAGAGTCGACCGAAACCGCGGGCGGAGCGCACGGTGGGCAGACGGAACCTGAACACGAATGGAGGTCGCGTCGAGTGTGCGGCGTAAAAGTTAACGTGTTGGGAACGAGGGCTTGGCGAATTTAAATGGGAACAAAACAAAGTAATGGGCACTCTCGCGTTATCCAAGTTCGTTGCTCTCGTTTGTGCACCGCCCGTCCGTCTTCAACCCCGTTATGACTTCAGCCCGACTGTTCACGCTCTCCTGCCTCCTGCTGGCGGCTCTCTCACCGTTGGCTCGCGCCCAAACCAGCCGCATTGATTTTCCGGCGGCCAGTCCGGCGGCGGAACTGCGCCAGCGGGTCGGTTTGACCGACTTTCAAATCGTATATTCCCGGCCGAGCGTGAAGGACCGGCAGATTTTTGGGGAATTGCAGGCCTACGGTGAGGTGTGGCGCACAGGCGCGAATGCCGCGACCAAGATCACGTTTGATACGCCGATTGTATTTGGCGGCAAACCGGTCGCGGCCGGCACCTACGGATTGTTCAGCATTCCGGGGGAAACGGAATGGA is from Synoicihabitans lomoniglobus and encodes:
- the thrC gene encoding threonine synthase: MNFISTRGDTPALGFSDAVATGLAPDGGLFLPETLPQFSSDELKALAGLDYPALCTAFFRRFATDIDEATFAAIVAKSYTSFTHPEIAPLVPLADNLQVLELFHGPTLAFKDFALQLLGNLYEHQCAARGQTINVLGATSGDTGAAAIHGLLGKPGTAIFILYPDGRVAPLQERQMTCTGADNVYTMAIEGSFDDAQTALKDIFADQTFRLHHRLSAVNSINLARVLAQCVYYLSAWLRLPTAQQENVEFVVPTGNFGNVLAGWMLQNMGVPIRGFKVATNQNDILYRLFTTGEYKVDQVAPSLAPSMDIQVASNFERFLYFALGRDPSRVREVMTTFKATGEYRFESFDRSTFSASRCSDAEIPGIIKSVYERFGYVADPHTACAFAAPDSDRHSVVLATAHPAKFPDTLRAAIGVDPRHPSLEALKSRPIVKHPVAASADAIRAFIEARAV
- a CDS encoding rhomboid family intramembrane serine protease, with the protein product MIPLWDSHKAKRGGGVTSLLVTMNLLVFAGETGLALFDPTGLEALFNQFALVPSRWIQSWQTWRGWVPVFTAMFLHGSFMHVLGNMLFLRVFGRSLEDHLGSFVFLMLYLITGVGAAGAQVLADSGSAVPMIGASGAISGVLGAYLLLLPTRWIVALVPWIVPIVPIPALLFLAIWFAVQLTNGLGSLGAAPAGGVAWWAHAGGFVAGMVMAAMLRRDGSAKSRRGRRKD
- the cimA gene encoding citramalate synthase encodes the protein MNTTEVKIYDTTLRDGTQGEGISFSVTDKLLIAERLDAFGVDYIEGGFPGSNPRDITFFAEAKKLKLKHAKLAAFGATRRAGVKASADAQLATLLDSGMPVMTIVGKTWDLHVTEILRTTLEENLAMIEDSVRYLVSQGREVIYDAEHFFDGYRSDPDYAFKTLAAALRGGASNLTLCDTNGGSLVNDFQDIVTKAVAEFGGDKVGVHTHNDSGLGVALALAGVAGGATLVQGTANGYGERTGNANLITVLPSLFLKMGKTAHCAANLKQLRELSLYFDELANLRPDTKMPYVGASAFAHKGGLHANAAQKVKSSYEHIDPALVGNHTRVLVSDMAGRSSVAMKARELGIEIDEKGPEIKKLIEELKELEFTGYEFEAADASLKLLISGSLGQSKSFFEVENYRVIVEHHGGQLFAEATVKVTVNGESHHTVAEATGPVSALDKALRSALSAAYPRLSEMKLLDYKVRILENGLGANARTRVLIESADADHVWGTVGVSDNIIEASWEALCDAVTYKLTQIEA
- a CDS encoding fatty acid desaturase — protein: MSFRISNTVINWSNSAFLIGTALISLTVVPYHIWTVGLDMFQIGMFFVFFIATGLSITLGYHRLFSHKSFKATWPVRFLTLAFGAATFENHVLAWASDHRRHHKHVDHDDDPYDISNGFWHAHIGWILFKKLPEPPWTNVGDLRKDPLVMWQHNYYIAIALVVGFVIPTGLGWLHGGAMGAWSGFLIAGVLRVFAVHHMTFFINSLCHTIGSQPYSSKCSAKDSGIMAIFTFGEGYHNYHHEFQHDYRNGVKWWQWDPTKWTIWTLSKLGMVEDLRRVDEEKAIAAQLTEAQRRVKAHLEGSVNRLSERSQELLHASSVRLDELLERWTELKEHYRHQVDELKHDYAEKTDEKLQEARHALEEMRREVRAAFELLDRLPAAA
- a CDS encoding phospholipase D-like domain-containing protein, which encodes MTQEEVTEVVTTSLWSHLLTVGGFVLAVFAIARLISEKKQPGNTIAWLLGIVLIPYVGVPLYLLLGGRKIQQLVSRKRRVSLHLMGAPPASAATRLLPAARAIVANGAAEPIGGNRLKLLTSGEDAFASIIAEIRNARHTINITTFILGREETGRAIIDALAERARAGVKVRLLLDGLGSFIASRSFCNTLREAGGEVVRFMPVAPLSTRYSANLRNHRKLAVFDDCAAIVGGRNLARDYMGATPWSKRFADFGALIHGPAVGLINEIFYADWSHASSQSVESLRPTVEPLCPVAAGTGELQVIASGPDVEGDPLYEGIVSLIQEAEHSVWIITPYFIPDEVLQRSLLVKARAGKDVTLMVPARSNHKITDYARRQYLRELHAAGARVLLYEPGMLHAKALVIDDRAALFGSANFDLRSLFVNFEIGIVSYSPDDVAMMRQWVGDLIRVCRAYTPRKRSPYRILSSLAEELSRLLAPLL